From Bradyrhizobium symbiodeficiens, the proteins below share one genomic window:
- a CDS encoding hybrid sensor histidine kinase/response regulator: protein MAGRQRIDRVRRQYNQWVANQTLEDYALRFTAKSARRWSAARVANTALGAISFLAMEAIGGTITLNYGVTNATAAILVVSLIIFCCGVPIAYYAAKCGIDIDLLTRGAGFGYIGSTVTSLIYASFTFIFFAIEAVILASALEMCFGIPRPVGYLISAVVIIPLVAYGITLISRFQLWTQPLWIVLHIIPFAAIAWHNPHSFTEWRKFSGEHGDLNGHFDLLLFGVAASVVFSLVAQIGEQVDFLRFLPRDRRASRASWWIAMMSAGPGWIVLGALKLLAGSFLAFFALSHGVPPEEAAEPAHMYLEAFRYVLSQPDLALALTGTFVILSQVKINVTNAYAGSIAWSNFFSRLTHSHPGRVVWLVFNVIVALLLMEIGVYKALEQTLALYSNVAIAWVGALVADLVINKPLGLRPQQIEFKRAHLYDVNPVGVGAMTIATIVSISAFYGLFGPTAKALSAFIALAVAFIVAPLIAWATDGKYYIARKPKRSWQDLEAIQCCICEHSFEPEDMASCPAYAGPICSLCCSLDARCHDLCKPHARIQAQISETLGKLMPQPIYARINSQLGHYVGVFVVSAGLVALVLGLIYLQTSASVHGENALVSDVLWKVFFSLSIIIGVVAWLFVLAQQSRRAAEEETRRQTALLIQEIDAHKRTDAELQRAKEVAESANLAKSRYVVGLSHELRSPLNAISGYAQLLEQDTTLNTKPRDQVRVVRRSADHLSGLIDGILDISKIEAGRLYLSRDEVRLSEFLDQLVGMFRLQAAAKGIDFVFRRPAYLPLVVYADEKRLRQVLINLLSNAIKFTQTGSVQFVVHYRSPVAEFEVIDTGPGIQGDDLERIFAPFERGALGVSQPQTGTGLGLTISRLLAGVMGGDIKVLSTVGTGSTFKVKILLSEVTNPRRIAPVEAPISGYHGARKTILITDDDPVHRDLLREVLTPLGFILLSAPDGPGCLALAQHCRPDLFLLDISMPAMDGWAVAEALRANGHHQARILMVSASAIEAHGAPLAQPFHDGYLMKPIDIPRLLETVRQLLKIEWQYGSDEIPVSFWHPESGSRPPARHIEALIGLGQIGYVRGIQLKLDEIGNEHPEHADFVAQMRSLVDRFDLDQYMATLKTLHAHEH, encoded by the coding sequence GTGGCAGGGCGGCAGCGAATAGACCGCGTCAGGCGACAGTATAACCAATGGGTCGCCAACCAGACGCTGGAAGACTATGCGCTGCGCTTCACCGCCAAGAGCGCGCGGCGCTGGTCCGCCGCCCGGGTCGCCAACACGGCGCTGGGCGCGATTTCGTTCCTGGCGATGGAGGCGATCGGCGGTACCATCACCCTGAACTACGGCGTCACCAACGCGACTGCCGCCATCCTCGTGGTCTCCCTCATCATCTTCTGCTGCGGCGTGCCGATCGCCTATTATGCCGCGAAATGCGGCATCGACATCGACCTGCTCACGCGCGGCGCCGGCTTCGGCTACATCGGCTCGACCGTCACCTCCCTGATCTACGCCTCCTTCACATTCATTTTCTTTGCGATCGAAGCCGTAATCCTCGCCTCCGCGCTCGAGATGTGCTTCGGGATTCCGCGGCCGGTCGGCTATCTCATCAGCGCCGTCGTCATCATCCCGCTGGTGGCCTACGGCATCACGCTGATCAGCCGCTTCCAATTGTGGACGCAGCCGCTGTGGATCGTGCTCCACATCATTCCGTTCGCGGCGATCGCCTGGCACAACCCGCACTCCTTTACGGAGTGGCGCAAATTCTCGGGCGAGCACGGCGATCTCAACGGGCATTTCGACCTGCTACTGTTCGGGGTTGCGGCCTCGGTGGTGTTTTCGCTGGTGGCGCAGATCGGCGAGCAGGTCGACTTCCTGCGCTTCCTTCCGCGCGACCGCCGCGCGTCCAGGGCGTCCTGGTGGATAGCTATGATGAGCGCGGGCCCCGGATGGATCGTGCTTGGCGCCCTGAAACTGCTGGCGGGCTCGTTCCTCGCCTTCTTCGCGCTCAGCCATGGGGTGCCGCCCGAAGAGGCTGCCGAGCCGGCGCATATGTATCTCGAAGCGTTCCGCTACGTGCTGTCGCAGCCTGATCTCGCGCTGGCGCTGACCGGCACGTTCGTGATCCTGTCCCAGGTGAAGATCAACGTCACCAACGCCTATGCCGGCTCGATCGCCTGGTCGAACTTCTTCTCGCGCCTGACCCACAGCCATCCCGGCCGCGTCGTCTGGCTGGTCTTCAACGTGATCGTGGCGCTGCTGTTGATGGAGATCGGCGTCTACAAGGCACTCGAGCAAACCTTGGCGCTCTATTCCAACGTCGCGATCGCCTGGGTCGGGGCGCTGGTCGCCGATCTCGTCATCAACAAGCCGCTTGGCTTGCGGCCACAGCAGATCGAATTCAAGCGCGCGCATCTCTACGACGTCAATCCGGTCGGCGTGGGCGCGATGACGATCGCGACCATCGTCTCGATCAGCGCCTTTTACGGCCTGTTCGGGCCTACTGCGAAGGCGCTGTCAGCCTTCATCGCGCTCGCGGTTGCTTTCATCGTCGCGCCGTTGATTGCCTGGGCCACGGATGGCAAGTACTACATCGCGCGCAAGCCGAAGCGGAGCTGGCAGGACCTCGAGGCGATCCAGTGCTGCATCTGCGAGCACTCGTTCGAGCCGGAGGACATGGCCTCCTGCCCCGCTTACGCCGGACCGATTTGCTCCTTGTGCTGTTCGCTGGATGCCCGATGCCACGATCTCTGCAAGCCGCATGCGCGGATCCAGGCGCAGATATCGGAGACGCTGGGCAAGCTGATGCCGCAGCCGATCTACGCGCGCATCAATTCGCAACTCGGCCACTATGTCGGCGTGTTCGTGGTTTCCGCCGGTCTCGTCGCGCTGGTGCTGGGCCTGATCTATCTGCAGACCTCGGCAAGCGTGCATGGCGAGAACGCGCTCGTCTCCGACGTGCTCTGGAAGGTGTTCTTCTCGCTCAGCATCATCATCGGCGTGGTGGCTTGGCTGTTCGTGCTGGCACAGCAGAGCCGCCGCGCCGCCGAGGAGGAGACCCGAAGGCAGACCGCGCTGCTGATTCAGGAGATCGACGCGCACAAGCGCACGGACGCCGAGCTGCAGCGCGCCAAGGAGGTCGCCGAATCCGCCAACCTCGCCAAGAGCCGCTACGTGGTGGGCCTGAGCCACGAGCTTCGCTCGCCGCTGAACGCGATCAGCGGCTATGCCCAGCTCCTGGAGCAGGACACGACGCTGAACACCAAGCCGCGCGACCAGGTCCGCGTCGTCCGCCGTAGTGCCGATCACCTCTCCGGCCTGATCGACGGCATTCTGGACATCTCCAAGATCGAGGCCGGGCGGCTGTATCTGTCGCGCGACGAAGTGCGCCTCAGCGAGTTCCTCGATCAGCTGGTCGGCATGTTCCGCCTGCAGGCCGCCGCCAAGGGCATCGACTTCGTGTTCAGGCGGCCGGCGTATTTGCCGCTCGTGGTCTACGCCGATGAGAAGCGGCTGCGCCAGGTGCTGATCAATTTGCTCTCGAACGCCATCAAATTCACCCAGACCGGCAGCGTGCAGTTCGTCGTGCATTATCGCAGCCCCGTCGCGGAGTTCGAGGTGATCGACACCGGTCCCGGCATCCAGGGCGACGATCTCGAACGCATCTTCGCGCCGTTCGAGCGCGGTGCGCTCGGCGTTTCGCAGCCGCAAACCGGAACGGGACTCGGCCTGACCATCAGCCGACTGCTCGCCGGAGTGATGGGCGGCGACATCAAGGTCTTAAGCACCGTCGGCACCGGCTCGACGTTCAAGGTCAAGATCCTACTGTCGGAGGTCACCAATCCGCGGCGCATCGCGCCGGTGGAGGCGCCGATCTCCGGTTATCACGGCGCGCGCAAGACCATCCTCATCACCGACGACGATCCCGTGCATCGCGACCTCCTGCGCGAGGTGCTGACGCCGCTCGGCTTCATCCTGCTCAGCGCGCCCGACGGCCCCGGCTGCCTCGCGCTGGCTCAGCATTGCCGGCCCGATCTGTTTCTGCTCGACATCTCGATGCCTGCCATGGACGGCTGGGCTGTCGCCGAGGCCTTGCGGGCGAACGGCCATCACCAGGCCCGCATCCTGATGGTGTCGGCCAGCGCGATCGAGGCCCACGGCGCGCCGCTGGCGCAGCCCTTCCACGACGGCTATTTGATGAAGCCGATCGACATCCCGCGGCTGCTGGAGACGGTCCGCCAGCTCCTCAAGATCGAATGGCAATATGGCTCGGACGAGATTCCGGTGTCGTTCTGGCACCCCGAAAGCGGATCAAGGCCCCCGGCGCGGCATATCGAGGCCCTGATCGGGCTCGGCCAGATCGGCTACGTCAGGGGCATCCAGTTGAAGCTCGACGAGATCGGCAACGAGCATCCTGAACATGCCGATTTCGTCGCACAGATGCGGTCGCTCGTCGACCGCTTCGATCTCGACCAGTACATGGCCACATTGAAGACGTTGCATGCGCATGAACATTGA
- a CDS encoding flavin-containing monooxygenase produces MNVAVRSHATAKQASEHFDVLIVGAGISGIGSAYHIDKQLPGTSYVILETQATFGGTWSTHRYPGIRSDSDLHTFGYSFKPWVGPPIATAAEILAYMNEVIDENDIARHIRYKHKINSAGWSSEQNLWTIEAVTTDTGEARTFTANFLWMCQGYYRHSEGYTPEWKGADRFKGRIVHPQTWPDDLDLTNKKVVVIGSGATAATLVPNIADKCAHVTMLQRSPTYFRLGRNAIEIAEELRRLQVDEAWIHEIVRRKILFEQDAFTKLCLSKPEQVKKELIGQISAVLGPDYDVETHFTPTYRPWRQRIAFVPDADLFKGIASGKASVVTDEIECFVENGIQLKSGKLLEADVVVTATGFNLAALGDIAFEIDGKPLAFGDTVTYRGMMFTGVPNMVWVFGYFRASWTLRVDLVADFVCRLLGHMKAKGKKKVEVRLRAEDHNMPILPWIDPENFNPGYMMRNMDLLPKRGDKPEWQHSQDYWTEKDEIPKTDLDDKAFVYG; encoded by the coding sequence ATGAATGTCGCTGTTCGCAGTCACGCCACGGCCAAACAGGCTTCTGAACATTTCGACGTGCTGATCGTCGGCGCCGGCATCTCCGGCATCGGCAGCGCCTATCACATCGACAAGCAGCTTCCGGGTACGAGCTACGTGATCCTGGAAACGCAGGCGACGTTCGGCGGCACCTGGAGCACGCATCGCTATCCCGGCATCCGCTCGGACAGTGATCTCCATACCTTCGGCTATAGCTTCAAGCCCTGGGTGGGGCCGCCGATCGCGACCGCCGCAGAAATCCTCGCCTATATGAACGAGGTGATCGACGAGAACGATATCGCGCGGCACATCCGCTACAAGCACAAGATCAATTCCGCCGGCTGGTCGAGCGAGCAGAATCTCTGGACCATCGAGGCCGTGACGACAGACACCGGCGAGGCCAGGACCTTCACAGCGAACTTCCTCTGGATGTGCCAGGGCTATTACCGTCATTCGGAAGGCTACACGCCGGAATGGAAGGGCGCCGATCGCTTCAAGGGCCGCATCGTCCACCCGCAGACCTGGCCTGACGATCTCGATCTCACGAACAAGAAGGTCGTCGTGATCGGCTCGGGCGCCACCGCGGCAACGCTAGTGCCGAACATCGCGGACAAGTGCGCGCATGTCACCATGCTGCAGCGTTCGCCGACCTATTTTAGGCTCGGCCGTAACGCCATCGAGATCGCCGAGGAGTTGCGCCGGCTTCAGGTCGACGAGGCCTGGATCCACGAGATCGTCCGGCGCAAGATATTGTTCGAGCAGGATGCGTTCACCAAACTCTGCCTGTCCAAGCCCGAGCAGGTAAAGAAGGAGCTGATCGGTCAGATCAGCGCGGTGCTCGGTCCGGACTACGACGTCGAGACGCATTTCACGCCGACCTACCGGCCGTGGCGGCAGCGCATCGCCTTCGTGCCGGATGCCGATCTGTTCAAGGGCATCGCCAGCGGCAAGGCCTCCGTGGTCACCGACGAGATCGAGTGCTTCGTCGAGAACGGCATTCAGCTCAAATCCGGCAAGCTGCTGGAAGCCGATGTCGTCGTCACCGCGACCGGCTTCAATCTCGCCGCGCTGGGCGACATCGCCTTCGAGATCGACGGCAAGCCGCTGGCCTTCGGCGACACCGTCACCTATCGCGGCATGATGTTCACGGGCGTTCCGAACATGGTCTGGGTGTTCGGCTATTTCCGCGCCAGCTGGACGCTTCGCGTCGATCTGGTCGCAGATTTCGTCTGCCGGTTGCTCGGCCATATGAAGGCGAAGGGCAAGAAGAAGGTCGAGGTGCGCTTGCGCGCCGAAGACCACAACATGCCGATCCTGCCCTGGATCGATCCGGAAAACTTCAACCCCGGCTACATGATGCGCAACATGGACCTGCTCCCCAAGCGCGGCGACAAGCCGGAATGGCAGCACAGCCAGGATTACTGGACCGAAAAGGACGAGATCCCGAAGACGGATCTGGATGACAAGGCGTTCGTTTACGGGTGA
- a CDS encoding response regulator produces the protein MRMNIESKKRDVALVVDDSPETLRLLTDALDGAGMTVMVALDGAAAIRIIDQITPDIVLLDAMMPGIDGFETCRRLKRDAGLANVPVIFMTGLADTEHIVRGLEAGGVDYVTKPIVIEEMLARIRVHLGNARLTQSARAALDVSGRFLFAVDRQGNLLWATPQAQKLLSDHHGAQADDFVLPPSLLQWLEQAKAKGSSKSQAVSLPDNPQLRLYYMGETAPNEFLLRLSRESGTALPPEFTSELGLTTREGEVLAWLSKGKTNRDIAQILGLSPRTVDKHLEQIYAKLGVENRTAAAAIAANATRRNS, from the coding sequence ATGCGCATGAACATTGAGTCGAAGAAGCGCGACGTCGCGCTCGTTGTCGATGACTCTCCCGAGACGCTGCGGCTGCTCACCGATGCGCTCGACGGCGCCGGCATGACGGTGATGGTGGCACTCGACGGCGCGGCGGCGATACGCATCATCGACCAGATCACGCCCGACATCGTTCTGCTCGATGCCATGATGCCCGGCATCGACGGCTTCGAGACCTGTCGCCGGCTCAAGCGCGATGCGGGCCTTGCCAATGTCCCCGTGATCTTCATGACGGGGCTCGCTGATACCGAGCATATCGTTCGTGGGCTCGAGGCCGGCGGCGTCGATTACGTGACGAAGCCGATCGTGATCGAGGAAATGCTGGCGCGCATCCGCGTCCATCTCGGCAATGCCCGCCTGACGCAGAGCGCGCGCGCCGCGCTCGACGTCTCCGGCCGTTTCCTGTTCGCGGTCGATCGCCAGGGCAATTTGCTGTGGGCAACGCCGCAGGCGCAGAAGCTGCTGTCCGATCATCACGGCGCGCAGGCCGACGACTTCGTCCTGCCGCCATCGCTGCTGCAATGGCTGGAGCAGGCCAAGGCCAAGGGCAGCTCGAAATCCCAAGCGGTTTCCTTGCCGGACAATCCGCAGCTTCGGCTCTATTACATGGGCGAAACCGCGCCGAACGAGTTTCTGCTGCGGCTCTCCAGGGAGTCCGGCACCGCGCTTCCCCCTGAATTCACCAGCGAGCTCGGCCTCACCACCCGCGAAGGCGAGGTGCTGGCCTGGCTCAGCAAGGGCAAGACCAACCGCGACATCGCGCAAATCCTGGGCCTCAGCCCGCGCACGGTCGACAAGCATCTCGAGCAGATCTACGCCAAGCTCGGCGTGGAGAACCGGACGGCAGCGGCGGCGATTGCGGCGAACGCGACGCGGAGGAATTCGTGA